Proteins encoded within one genomic window of Gadus chalcogrammus isolate NIFS_2021 chromosome 6, NIFS_Gcha_1.0, whole genome shotgun sequence:
- the tesca gene encoding tescalcin a, which translates to MGASQTRTEDVFQELSDKTGFSLEQIRILHKRFRQLSGEEDTISKENLEKIQALDKNPIRNQIIEAFFDKRNQNDGEVGSSREIGFQQFVKVMCHFKPPTLKMTTEDKEAMRREKLRFLFNMHDTDNDGTITLDEYRKVVEELLSKSGAIGLEAAKAIADAAMLEVASINVPHMEPHEFYEGITFEHFEQILKGLEMESRMNIRFLDVDTSTMHCGKSQ; encoded by the exons ATGGGAGCGTCCCAGACCCGAACAGAGGACGTATTTCAGGAATTGTCAGACAAAACTGGAT TTTCTTTAGAGCAAATCCGAATCCTCCATAAGAGATTCAGGCAACTGAGTGGAGAAGAGGACACGATAAG TAAAGAAAACCTGGAGAAAATCCAGGCACTTGACAAAAACCCCATCAGAAACCAGATCATAGAGGCCTTCTTCGACAAACG GAACCAGAATGACGGCGAGGTGGGCAGCTCCAGGGAGATCGGCTTCCAACAGTTTGTGAAGGTCATGTGTCACTTTAAACCCCCCACCCTGAAGATGACCACCGAGGACAAGGAGGCCATGAGAAGAGAGAAGCTTCGCT TCCTGTTCAACATGCATGATACAGACAACGATGGAACAATCACATTGGACGAATACAGAAAG GTGGTGGAAGAACTACTCTCCAAGAGTGGGGCCATCGGGCTGGAGGCCGCCAAGGCCATCGCCGACGCTGCCATGCTGGAGGTGGCGAGCATCAACGTGCCTCACATG GAACCCCATGAGTTTTATGAAGGAATTACTTTTGAGCATTTTGAACAG ATTCTGAAAGGTCTTGAGATGGAGTCCCGGATGAACATTCGCTTCCTAGATGTGGACACCTCAACGATGCATTGTGGTAAATCACAGTGA
- the fbxw8 gene encoding F-box/WD repeat-containing protein 8, with amino-acid sequence MADDELLAFRKSWKRELTDKNEDKTQTVRIETAICSKSKSTSTLNQGGEGDAKCVAESNDEPKYVSIASGLLDGRTSPLLERIQEERTRRKRQYHRTTDTYRVSSQHPQKKASKGEKLVDLLIQDLNELNDIPFFDIELPYELALKIFQYLDFAELGRCAQVSKAWAQLAEDGVLWYRLCLKAGYQLDASVCDSPCWKSTLRDCLSSHNTVRSNWKSRVGSIVQLQYELGKVLCDVSSCDNFVLAGYTSGDVRLWDTLHWDASASYLKANSLSANTEPRPQVTHVQVSSTLAAAAYQDGCVDVWSTQTGGQPIHHYQSAGGGLQALTLSTDSSTLASASGRRVRLDHCDDHGYWRTGCSSQLPQPVDSLLLVPDRPPGRPLAAAVAGDSVYLLDPREAVEPHVLHSVYGHPVTCLAASSSQLALGVKSSGWAMHDGGNKIQVYSLETRQSVVRVGTSEGDFTCIHLSHPHLLACGNKDRRVRLFDLRSGSSVVSLYAHHLGVTAVQADDWKIVSGGDEGLVCVWDSRAGAKLWEMHNRHPVRHVRFQGSMLVTANIPDEKTPRGACITDDDLTAHRRHRGVISRYDFSEDATAQDHILPICRSNYAESHGYNYNIGLAVPYDTLRGAYPAY; translated from the exons ATGGCAGACGATGAACTCCTAGCGTTTAGGAAAAGCTGGAAACGGGAATTAACCGACAAAAACGAAGACAAAACACAAACCGTGCGAATAGAGACCGCGATTTGTTCCAAATCAAAAAGTACTTCAACTCTTAATCAGGGAGGTGAGGGTGATGCCAAGTGTGTCGCAGAGTCGAACGATGAACCGAAATATGTGTCTATTGCAAGTGGTTTGTTGGACGGGCGGACGAGTCCCCTATTGGAGAGAATTCAGGAGGAGAGGACCCGGAGGAAGAGGCAGTACCACAGAACCACTGACACCTACAGGGTGTCTTCCCAACATCCACAGAAGAAAGCGTCTAAAGGCGAGAAGCTCGTGGATCTACTGATCCAGGACCTG AATGAGCTGAATGACATTCCATTTTTTGACATTGAGCTTCCCTACGAGTTGGCCTTGAAGATATTCCAGTACCTGGACTTTGCTGAACTAGGACGATGTGCTCAG GTCAGCAAGGCCTGGGCGCAGCTGGCCGAGGACGGGGTTCTGTGGTACCGTTTGTGTTTGAAGGCGGGTTACCAGTTAGATGCCAGTGTGTGCGACTCCCCCTGCTGGAAGAGCACCCTGAGAGACTGCCTTAGCTCTCACAACACTGTGCGCTCCAACTGGAAG AGTCGTGTTGGGTCGATCGTTCAGCTTCAGTACGAGCTGGGCAAGGTTCTGTGTGACGTCAGCTCCTGTGACAACTTTGTCTTGGCAGG GTACACCTCTGGAGACGTGAGGCTGTGGGACACGCTGCACTGGGACGCGTCAGCCTCCTACCTGAAGGCCAACAGCCTCTCCGCCAACACGGAACCCAGACCCCAGGTCACCCACGTCCAGGTCAGCAGCACGCTGGCTGCTGCGGCCTACCAAGATG GCTGTGTTGACGTCTGGAGCACACAGACGGGTGGGCAGCCCATCCATCACTACCAGAGCGCCGGAGGCGGGCTCCAGGCACTGACGCTGAGCACTGACAGCTCTACGCTGGCCTCCGCCTCCGGGCGACGCGTCCGCCTGGATCACTGTGACGACCACGGCTATTGGAGGACCGGCTGCAGCTCCCAGCTGCCCCAGCCT GTGGACAGCCTGCTCCTGGTGCCAGACCGGCCCCCAGGGCGTCCACTGGCGGCGGCAGTGGCCGGGGACTCTGTGTACCTGCTGGATCCCCGCGAGGCGGTGGAACCCCACGTCCTGCACTCGGTCTACGGCCACCCCGTCACCTGCCTggcggcctcctcctcccagctggCCCTGGGGGTGAAGAGCAGCGGCTGGGCCATGCATGACGGAGGCAACAAG atccaGGTGTACAGCTTGGAGACCAGGCAGTCAGTTGTACGGGTGGGCACCTCTGAAGGGGACTTTACCTGCATCCATCTGAGCCACCCCCACCTGCTGGCATGTGGAAACAAAGACAGGAG GGTGAGGCTCTTTGACCTGCGCAGCGGGTCTTCGGTGGTCTCGCTGTACGCCCACCACCTGGGTGTCACGGCGGTGCAGGCGGACGACTGGAAGATCGTGAGCGGGGGAGACGAGGGACTGGTCTGCGTGTGGGACTCGAGGGCCGGAGCCAAGCTGTGGGAGATGCACAACAG GCATCCCGTTAGGCACGTGCGTTTCCAAGGCAGCATGCTGGTGACGGCCAACATCCCGGACGAGAAGACCCCCCGTGGGGCCTGCATCACCGACGACGACCTCACGGCTCACCGCAG ACACAGGGGAGTGATCAGCCGCTACGACTTCTCGGAGGACGCCACCGCCCAGGACCACATCTTGCCCATCTGCAGGTCCAACTACGCAGAGTCCCACGGGTACAACTACAACATCGGCCTGGCCGTGCCCTACGACACGCTGCGGGGCGCGTACCCCGCCTACTAG
- the rnft2 gene encoding RING finger and transmembrane domain-containing protein 2 isoform X1, whose amino-acid sequence MQRRHSSNTDGMPGERSRSQTLGSESSLDEGCVFDCLKPDSPVSPQQLFSGLVGVPTSSVSAAPFQAASLVLGSPPDVFIQMTTSSREDGGTPHRSDGGGSYMVPRPPQPHHFHHHFHHQQPLQHRTSSLLQQAAASAGPERHGSGREEGQAEEQSTPAPALSELKSVVTWLQRGFPFILILLAKVCFQHKLGIAVCVGMVSTFAFANSRFKHQVSLREERSVLVALWIIVFLMGNIVYLYYTFGEEELYNSLIFAKPNIDSFDFFHLIWVVGITDFVLKYCTISLKCFILFLPRIFLAFKSRTCGPSRTHPPDTVFTFPQEGKFYLLVEELSQLFRALLPIQLWYKYIMGEDPSSSYMLGAMLIIIYSLCKSFDICGRLSSIRKALVILCSAQSFGVRASSQQCGEAGDVCSICQNEFTDPLVLQCQHVFCEDCLCLWFDRERSCPLCRSSVIESLRCWKDGTTSAHFQIY is encoded by the exons ATGCAGAGAAGACACAGCAGCAACACGGATGGCATGCCCGGTGAAAG GAGCCGTAGCCAAACCCTGGGATCAGAGAGCAGCCTGGACGAGGGTTGTGTGTTCGACTGTCTGAAGCCcgactcccccgtctccccccagcAGCTCTTCTCCGGTCTGGTGGGCGTCCCCACCAGCTCCGTGTCCGCCGCCCCCTTCCAGGCCGCCAGCCTAGTGCTGGGCTCCCCCCCGGACGTCTTCATCCAGATGACCACCTCCTCACGGGAGGACGGCGGCACCCCACATCGCTCTGACGGCGGCGGCTCTTACATGGTTCCTCGCCCGCCGCAGCcccaccacttccaccaccacttccaccaccaGCAGCCGCTGCAGCACAGGACCTCGTCCCTGCTGCAGCAGGCCGCGGCGTCGGCCGGCCCTGAGAGGCATGGCTCGGGCCGGGAGGAGGGCCAGGCGGAGGAGCAGTCCACTCCTGCGCCGGCGCTTTCGGAGCTGAAGTCTGTGGTGACCTGGCTACAGAGGGGCTTCCCCTTCATCCTCATCTTGTTGGCTAAAGTCTGCTTCCAGCATAAGCTAG GTATTGCTGTATGCGTGGGGATGGTCAGCACATTTGCCTTTGCCAATTCCAGATTCAAGCACCAGGTGTCATTACGG GAGGAGCGCTCTGTGTTGGTTGCTCTGTGGATCATTGTGTTCTTGATGGGGAACATCGTGTATCTCTATTATACATTTGGTGAAGAGGAGCTGTACAACAG CCTCATCTTCGCTAAGCCCAACATCGACAGCTTTGACTTCTTCCATCTGATCTGGGTGGTGGGCATCACAGACTTTGTCCTCAAGTACTGCACCATCAGCCTGAAATGCTTCATCCTCTTCCTTCCCAGGATCTTCCTGGCCTTCAAGTCCCGA ACTTGCGGGCCTTCCAGAACCCACCCACCAGACACTGTGTTCACCTTCCCCCAGGAG GGAAAGTTCTATCtgttggtggaggagctgagccAGCTGTTCCGGGCCCTGCTGCCCATCCAGCTGTGGTACAAGTACATCATGGGAGAAGACCCCTCCTCTAGCTACATGCTAGGGGCCATGCTCATCATCATCTACAGCCTGTGCAAG TCCTTTGACATCTGTGGTCGACTGTCGTCCATTCGCAAGGCCTTGGTTATCCTCTGCAGTGCTCAG AGTTTTGGTGTGCGGGCCAGCAGCCAGCAGTGTGGTGAGGCTGGGGACGTCTGTTCCATCTGTCAGAATGAGTTCACGGACCCCCTGGTGCTTCAGTGCCAG CATGTTTTCTGTGAGGACTGCCTGTGTCTCTGGTTCGACCGGGAGAGATCCTGCCCCCTGTGTCGCTCCTCTGTCATCGAGAGCCTGCGCTGCTGGAAGGACGGCACGACATCAGCCCACTTCCAGATCTACTAG
- the rnft2 gene encoding RING finger and transmembrane domain-containing protein 2 isoform X2, which yields MQRRHSSNTDGMPGERSRSQTLGSESSLDEGCVFDCLKPDSPVSPQQLFSGLVGVPTSSVSAAPFQAASLVLGSPPDVFIQMTTSSREDGGTPHRSDGGGSYMVPRPPQPHHFHHHFHHQQPLQHRTSSLLQQAAASAGPERHGSGREEGQAEEQSTPAPALSELKSVVTWLQRGFPFILILLAKVCFQHKLGIAVCVGMVSTFAFANSRFKHQVSLREERSVLVALWIIVFLMGNIVYLYYTFGEEELYNSLIFAKPNIDSFDFFHLIWVVGITDFVLKYCTISLKCFILFLPRIFLAFKSRGKFYLLVEELSQLFRALLPIQLWYKYIMGEDPSSSYMLGAMLIIIYSLCKSFDICGRLSSIRKALVILCSAQSFGVRASSQQCGEAGDVCSICQNEFTDPLVLQCQHVFCEDCLCLWFDRERSCPLCRSSVIESLRCWKDGTTSAHFQIY from the exons ATGCAGAGAAGACACAGCAGCAACACGGATGGCATGCCCGGTGAAAG GAGCCGTAGCCAAACCCTGGGATCAGAGAGCAGCCTGGACGAGGGTTGTGTGTTCGACTGTCTGAAGCCcgactcccccgtctccccccagcAGCTCTTCTCCGGTCTGGTGGGCGTCCCCACCAGCTCCGTGTCCGCCGCCCCCTTCCAGGCCGCCAGCCTAGTGCTGGGCTCCCCCCCGGACGTCTTCATCCAGATGACCACCTCCTCACGGGAGGACGGCGGCACCCCACATCGCTCTGACGGCGGCGGCTCTTACATGGTTCCTCGCCCGCCGCAGCcccaccacttccaccaccacttccaccaccaGCAGCCGCTGCAGCACAGGACCTCGTCCCTGCTGCAGCAGGCCGCGGCGTCGGCCGGCCCTGAGAGGCATGGCTCGGGCCGGGAGGAGGGCCAGGCGGAGGAGCAGTCCACTCCTGCGCCGGCGCTTTCGGAGCTGAAGTCTGTGGTGACCTGGCTACAGAGGGGCTTCCCCTTCATCCTCATCTTGTTGGCTAAAGTCTGCTTCCAGCATAAGCTAG GTATTGCTGTATGCGTGGGGATGGTCAGCACATTTGCCTTTGCCAATTCCAGATTCAAGCACCAGGTGTCATTACGG GAGGAGCGCTCTGTGTTGGTTGCTCTGTGGATCATTGTGTTCTTGATGGGGAACATCGTGTATCTCTATTATACATTTGGTGAAGAGGAGCTGTACAACAG CCTCATCTTCGCTAAGCCCAACATCGACAGCTTTGACTTCTTCCATCTGATCTGGGTGGTGGGCATCACAGACTTTGTCCTCAAGTACTGCACCATCAGCCTGAAATGCTTCATCCTCTTCCTTCCCAGGATCTTCCTGGCCTTCAAGTCCCGA GGAAAGTTCTATCtgttggtggaggagctgagccAGCTGTTCCGGGCCCTGCTGCCCATCCAGCTGTGGTACAAGTACATCATGGGAGAAGACCCCTCCTCTAGCTACATGCTAGGGGCCATGCTCATCATCATCTACAGCCTGTGCAAG TCCTTTGACATCTGTGGTCGACTGTCGTCCATTCGCAAGGCCTTGGTTATCCTCTGCAGTGCTCAG AGTTTTGGTGTGCGGGCCAGCAGCCAGCAGTGTGGTGAGGCTGGGGACGTCTGTTCCATCTGTCAGAATGAGTTCACGGACCCCCTGGTGCTTCAGTGCCAG CATGTTTTCTGTGAGGACTGCCTGTGTCTCTGGTTCGACCGGGAGAGATCCTGCCCCCTGTGTCGCTCCTCTGTCATCGAGAGCCTGCGCTGCTGGAAGGACGGCACGACATCAGCCCACTTCCAGATCTACTAG